In Camelus dromedarius isolate mCamDro1 chromosome 4, mCamDro1.pat, whole genome shotgun sequence, the following are encoded in one genomic region:
- the STK16 gene encoding serine/threonine-protein kinase 16 isoform X1 translates to MGQALCVCSRETVIIDNKRYLFIQKLGEGGFSYVDLVEGLHDGQFYALKRILCHEQQDREEAQREADMHRLFHHPNILRLVAYCLRERGTKHEAWLLLPFFKRGTLWNEIEKLKDKGNFLTEEQILRLLLGICRGLEAIHAKGYAHRDLKPTNILLGDEGQPVLMDLGSMNQACIHVEGSRQALTLQDWAAQRCTISYRAPELFSVQSHCIIDERTDVWSLGCVLYAMMFGEGPYDMVFQKGDSVALAVQNQLSIPQSPRHSSALRQLLTLMMTVDPQQRPHIPFLLSQLEALQPPAQGQDTTQI, encoded by the exons ATGGGCCAGGCGCTGTGTGTTTGCTCTCGGGAAACTGTCATCATTGACAATAAGCGCTACCTCTTCATCCAGaaactgggggaggg TGGGTTCAGCTATGTGGACCTAGTGGAGGGGTTACATGATGGACAGTTCTACGCCCTGAAGCGAATCCTGTGTCATGAGCAGCAGGACCGAGAGGAGGCCCAACGAGAAGCAGACATGCATCGCCTCTTCCATCACCCCAACATTCTTCGCCTTGTGGCTTATTGTCTGAGGGAGCGAGGCACTAAACATGAGGCCTGGCTGCTGCTACCCTTCTTTAAG AGAGGTACACTGTGGAATGAGATAGAAAAGCTGAAGGACAAAGGCAACTTCTTGACTGAAGAGCAAATCCTTCGGCTGCTGCTGGGTATCTGCAGAGGCCTTGAGGCTATTCATGCCAAGGGTTATGCCCACAG GGACCTGAAGCCCACCAATATCTTGCTTGGAGATGAGGGGCAGCCAGTTTTAATGGACTTGGGTTCCATGAATCAAGCATGCATCCATGTGGAGGGGTCCCGCCAAGCTCTGACCCTACAG GACTGGGCAGCCCAGCGGTGCACCATCTCTTACCGAGCCCCGGAGCTTTTTTCCGTGCAGAGTCACTGTATCATCGATGAGCGAACTGATGTCTGG TCCCTAGGTTGTGTTCTATATGCCATGATGTTTGGGGAAGGCCCTTATGACATGGTGTTCCAGAAGGGTGACAGTGTGGCCCTTGCTGTACAGAACCAGCTCAGCATCCCACAGAGCCCCAG GCATTCTTCAGCCTTGCGGCAGCTGCTGACCCTAATGATGACTGTGGACCCCCAGCAGCGTCCTCacattcctttccttctcagtcagTTGGAGGCACTGCAGcccccagctcagggccaggACACTACCCAAATCTGA
- the STK16 gene encoding serine/threonine-protein kinase 16 isoform X2, whose protein sequence is MGQALCVCSRETVIIDNKRYLFIQKLGEGGFSYVDLVEGLHDGQFYALKRILCHEQQDREEAQREADMHRLFHHPNILRLVAYCLRERGTKHEAWLLLPFFKRGTLWNEIEKLKDKGNFLTEEQILRLLLGICRGLEAIHAKGYAHRDLKPTNILLGDEGQPVLMDLGSMNQACIHVEGSRQALTLQSLGCVLYAMMFGEGPYDMVFQKGDSVALAVQNQLSIPQSPRHSSALRQLLTLMMTVDPQQRPHIPFLLSQLEALQPPAQGQDTTQI, encoded by the exons ATGGGCCAGGCGCTGTGTGTTTGCTCTCGGGAAACTGTCATCATTGACAATAAGCGCTACCTCTTCATCCAGaaactgggggaggg TGGGTTCAGCTATGTGGACCTAGTGGAGGGGTTACATGATGGACAGTTCTACGCCCTGAAGCGAATCCTGTGTCATGAGCAGCAGGACCGAGAGGAGGCCCAACGAGAAGCAGACATGCATCGCCTCTTCCATCACCCCAACATTCTTCGCCTTGTGGCTTATTGTCTGAGGGAGCGAGGCACTAAACATGAGGCCTGGCTGCTGCTACCCTTCTTTAAG AGAGGTACACTGTGGAATGAGATAGAAAAGCTGAAGGACAAAGGCAACTTCTTGACTGAAGAGCAAATCCTTCGGCTGCTGCTGGGTATCTGCAGAGGCCTTGAGGCTATTCATGCCAAGGGTTATGCCCACAG GGACCTGAAGCCCACCAATATCTTGCTTGGAGATGAGGGGCAGCCAGTTTTAATGGACTTGGGTTCCATGAATCAAGCATGCATCCATGTGGAGGGGTCCCGCCAAGCTCTGACCCTACAG TCCCTAGGTTGTGTTCTATATGCCATGATGTTTGGGGAAGGCCCTTATGACATGGTGTTCCAGAAGGGTGACAGTGTGGCCCTTGCTGTACAGAACCAGCTCAGCATCCCACAGAGCCCCAG GCATTCTTCAGCCTTGCGGCAGCTGCTGACCCTAATGATGACTGTGGACCCCCAGCAGCGTCCTCacattcctttccttctcagtcagTTGGAGGCACTGCAGcccccagctcagggccaggACACTACCCAAATCTGA
- the STK16 gene encoding serine/threonine-protein kinase 16 isoform X3 — translation MGQALCVCSRETVIIDNKRYLFIQKLGEGDLKPTNILLGDEGQPVLMDLGSMNQACIHVEGSRQALTLQDWAAQRCTISYRAPELFSVQSHCIIDERTDVWSLGCVLYAMMFGEGPYDMVFQKGDSVALAVQNQLSIPQSPRHSSALRQLLTLMMTVDPQQRPHIPFLLSQLEALQPPAQGQDTTQI, via the exons ATGGGCCAGGCGCTGTGTGTTTGCTCTCGGGAAACTGTCATCATTGACAATAAGCGCTACCTCTTCATCCAGaaactgggggaggg GGACCTGAAGCCCACCAATATCTTGCTTGGAGATGAGGGGCAGCCAGTTTTAATGGACTTGGGTTCCATGAATCAAGCATGCATCCATGTGGAGGGGTCCCGCCAAGCTCTGACCCTACAG GACTGGGCAGCCCAGCGGTGCACCATCTCTTACCGAGCCCCGGAGCTTTTTTCCGTGCAGAGTCACTGTATCATCGATGAGCGAACTGATGTCTGG TCCCTAGGTTGTGTTCTATATGCCATGATGTTTGGGGAAGGCCCTTATGACATGGTGTTCCAGAAGGGTGACAGTGTGGCCCTTGCTGTACAGAACCAGCTCAGCATCCCACAGAGCCCCAG GCATTCTTCAGCCTTGCGGCAGCTGCTGACCCTAATGATGACTGTGGACCCCCAGCAGCGTCCTCacattcctttccttctcagtcagTTGGAGGCACTGCAGcccccagctcagggccaggACACTACCCAAATCTGA
- the TUBA4A gene encoding tubulin alpha-4A chain, which yields MRECISVHVGQAGVQMGNACWELYCLEHGIQPDGQMPSDKTIGGGDDSFTTFFCETGAGKHVPRAVFVDLEPTVIDEIRNGPYRQLFHPEQLITGKEDAANNYARGHYTIGKEIIDPVLDRIRKLSDQCTGLQGFLVFHSFGGGTGSGFTSLLMERLSVDYGKKSKLEFSIYPAPQVSTAVVEPYNSILTTHTTLEHSDCAFMVDNEAIYDICRRNLDIERPTYTNLNRLISQIVSSITASLRFDGALNVDLTEFQTNLVPYPRIHFPLATYAPVISAEKAYHEQLSVAEITNACFEPANQMVKCDPRHGKYMACCLLYRGDVVPKDVNAAIAAIKTKRSIQFVDWCPTGFKVGINYQPPTVVPGGDLAKVQRAVCMLSNTTAIAEAWARLDHKFDLMYAKRAFVHWYVGEGMEEGEFSEAREDMAALEKDYEEVGIDSYEDEDEGEE from the exons ATG CGTGAATGCATTTCAGTCCATGTGGGGCAGGCAGGTGTCCAGATGGGCAATGCCTGCTGGGAGCTCTACTGTCTGGAACATGGGATTCAGCCGGATGGGCAGATGCCCAGTGACAAGACCATCGGTGGAGGGGATGACTCCTTCACCACCTTCTTCTGTGAAACTGGCGCTGGAAAGCATGTGCCCCGGGCAGTTTTTGTGGATTTGGAGCCCACTGTAATTG ATGAGATCCGAAATGGCCCATATCGGCAGCTCTTCCACCCAGAGCAGCTCATCACTGGGAAAGAGGATGCCGCTAACAACTATGCCCGTGGTCACTATACCATTGGCAAAGAAATCATTGACCCAGTACTGGACCGGATCCGCAAGCTG TCTGACCAGTGTACAGGACTTCAGGGCTTCCTGGTGTTCCACAGCTTTGGAGGGGGCACTGGCTCTGGCTTCACCTCACTCCTGATGGAGCGGCTCTCTGTTGACTATGGCAAGAAATCCAAGCTGGAATTCTCCATCTACCCAGCCCCGCAGGTGTCCACAGCCGTGGTCGAGCCCTACAACTCCATCCTGACCACCCACACCACCCTGGAGCACTCAGACTGTGCCTTCATGGTGGACAACGAAGCCATCTATGACATCTGCCGCCGCAACCTGGACATCGAGCGCCCCACCTATACCAACCTCAACCGCCTCATCAGCCAAATCGTCTCCTCTATCACAGCCTCCCTGCGCTTCGATGGAGCCCTCAACGTGGACCTGACAGAGTTCCAGACCAACCTGGTGCCCTACCCTCGCATCCACTTCCCCCTGGCCACCTATGCGCCAGTCATCTCTGCAGAGAAGGCCTACCACGAGCAGCTGTCAGTGGCAGAGATCACCAATGCCTGCTTTGAGCCTGCCAACCAGATGGTGAAGTGTGATCCCCGTCATGGCAAGTATATGGCCTGCTGCCTGCTGTACCGTGGAGACGTGGTACCCAAGGATGTCAATGCTGCCATTGCTGCCATCAAGACCAAGCGCAGTATTCAGTTTGTGGACTGGTGTCCCACAGGCTTCAAGGTTGGTATCAACTACCAGCCGCCCACTGTGGTGCCTGGGGGTGACCTGGCCAAGGTGCAGCGAGCTGTGTGCATGCTGAGCAACACAACTGCCATTGCCGAGGCCTGGGCCCGCCTGGACCACAAGTTCGACCTTATGTATGCCAAGAGGGCGTTTGTGCACTGGTATGTGGGCGAGGGCATGGAGGAAGGTGAGTTCTCCGAGGCTCGGGAGGATATGGCTGCCCTGGAGAAGGATTACGAGGAAGTAGGCATCGATTCCTATGAGGACGAGGATGAGGGAGAAGAATAG